From Acidobacteriota bacterium, a single genomic window includes:
- a CDS encoding insulinase family protein — translation MESRSIRLSARLIGILVLLALFALRAAAADVNIPPIQIHTLKLLNGLRVVMVNRGEAPVITVEVWYHVGSRNETPGKTGYAHLLEHLMFDGTRTLGRHFSDYIVRVGGVDNAYTTNDATVFWETMPASNLPAALWLEADRMRNLEINQTTVDKERAVVEEERRRRYENPPYGTVIPALYENAFTVSPYRHLPIGSTDDVSRATADEIRDFYNTYYVPNNATIVIVGRFSLEDAVKSILKYFESIPAGMLPATASIPVEPPQTADRVVGMARNVALPAFVAAYHIPADGSPDSYPLELASRILSAGDSGMVYHQLVYEQQLALEAQTSAGFSEDPNLFFVFAVMNSGHTLAEGEAAVDAIIKRLQDEPLSPAEIEKAKNQVLFELASGRENSKDLAEQLGYDSVVLNDPDLINSAAERFLAVTAEQVQAVARKYFVHSNRTILEVSPHQNGPVAATLHAGGH, via the coding sequence TTGGAAAGCCGCTCCATTCGATTGTCTGCACGCCTGATCGGGATCCTCGTCCTGCTGGCCTTGTTTGCGCTACGCGCCGCCGCGGCAGACGTAAACATCCCGCCCATTCAGATCCATACGCTGAAATTGCTCAACGGCCTGCGTGTCGTTATGGTCAATCGCGGCGAGGCGCCGGTGATCACGGTTGAAGTGTGGTATCACGTTGGGTCGCGCAACGAAACTCCGGGAAAGACGGGATACGCCCACCTTCTTGAGCACCTGATGTTTGATGGCACTCGCACCCTTGGCCGGCACTTCTCTGATTACATTGTTCGAGTGGGAGGGGTTGATAACGCCTATACCACCAACGACGCCACCGTTTTCTGGGAGACGATGCCGGCTTCAAATCTCCCCGCGGCGCTCTGGCTTGAGGCTGACAGAATGCGCAACCTTGAGATCAACCAGACCACAGTTGACAAGGAAAGGGCCGTGGTGGAAGAGGAGCGCCGGCGGCGGTATGAGAACCCGCCATACGGCACTGTTATCCCGGCGCTTTATGAAAATGCCTTTACGGTAAGCCCATATCGCCATCTGCCCATCGGCAGCACGGACGATGTCAGCCGGGCGACGGCGGATGAGATTCGTGATTTTTACAACACGTATTATGTGCCCAATAATGCGACCATCGTGATTGTCGGCAGATTTTCCCTGGAAGACGCCGTGAAATCCATCCTTAAATACTTCGAGTCGATACCGGCCGGAATGTTGCCAGCTACCGCCAGCATCCCAGTGGAGCCGCCGCAGACGGCCGATCGCGTCGTGGGCATGGCGCGCAATGTTGCTCTGCCGGCATTTGTGGCGGCGTACCACATTCCGGCCGACGGCAGCCCGGATTCCTACCCGCTCGAGCTTGCTTCCAGAATCCTCTCTGCGGGCGACAGCGGCATGGTTTATCACCAACTTGTGTATGAACAGCAGCTTGCGCTGGAGGCGCAGACTTCAGCCGGTTTCAGTGAAGACCCGAACTTGTTTTTTGTTTTTGCGGTAATGAACTCCGGACACACACTCGCTGAGGGCGAGGCTGCGGTTGACGCAATTATCAAGCGGCTGCAGGACGAACCCCTTTCTCCAGCGGAGATCGAGAAGGCAAAGAACCAGGTGCTTTTTGAGCTTGCCTCCGGGCGTGAAAATTCCAAGGACCTGGCCGAGCAGTTGGGCTACGATTCGGTCGTGCTCAACGACCCTGATTTGATCAATTCGGCTGCCGAACGTTTTCTGGCGGTCACTGCGGAGCAGGTGCAGGCGGTGGCCCGCAAATATTTCGTGCACAGCAACAGGACGATTCTGGAAGTAAGTCCCCACCAGAACGGTCCGGTCGCTGCAACCTTGCATGCAGGTGGGCATTGA
- a CDS encoding D-alanyl-D-alanine carboxypeptidase, with amino-acid sequence MRVWDGPDAVSSTSTLNQKKSPRSTWPCLALAALLVGAWTPTASARVQASILLNAGTGKILEAHNPDSLCYPASLTKLMTLYLTFQQLNWGKMTLGQELTVSKHAADQHPTKLYLKPGEQITVQSAILAITTRSANDAAVVLAEAIGGSEEQFARMMNERAHALGMTHTAFQNASGLPDPHQMTTARDMSKLAVAILDDFPEYYRYFKARRFEFRGRTIYGHDHLLARYPGVDGMKTGYTAASGFNIVTSAVRDDHRLLGVVMGGRTAGSRDRHMVVLLNHGFANLHETTPAGAQETGVARTPVARYKKVSLDDTEQEDSERPDAGWFVQLGGTFRSPIYAHRALKSALHSDPEVLRQANPLVVKLANDRYLARFSEMDASAAIEACRFLRHRKFTCAAYQLRGKGLSMASTQ; translated from the coding sequence ATGAGAGTTTGGGATGGTCCAGATGCAGTTTCCAGCACTTCAACGTTAAATCAAAAGAAAAGTCCGCGGTCAACATGGCCGTGTCTGGCCCTCGCCGCACTCCTTGTCGGTGCATGGACGCCAACGGCCAGTGCGCGCGTGCAGGCCTCGATTCTGTTGAACGCCGGGACGGGAAAAATTCTGGAAGCCCACAATCCCGACAGCCTGTGCTACCCGGCATCTCTGACCAAGCTAATGACCCTTTACCTGACTTTCCAGCAACTCAACTGGGGGAAAATGACGCTGGGGCAGGAGTTGACGGTCTCCAAGCACGCCGCAGATCAGCACCCCACCAAACTTTACCTGAAGCCCGGCGAGCAGATCACCGTTCAGTCAGCGATTCTGGCGATCACTACGCGCTCCGCAAATGATGCGGCCGTCGTCTTGGCAGAGGCCATCGGCGGCTCTGAGGAACAATTTGCCCGCATGATGAACGAGCGGGCCCACGCGCTGGGGATGACCCACACGGCCTTCCAGAACGCATCAGGGCTGCCAGACCCCCACCAGATGACCACCGCCCGTGATATGTCAAAGCTTGCAGTGGCAATTCTGGATGACTTCCCGGAGTATTACCGTTATTTTAAGGCGAGGAGATTCGAGTTCCGCGGGCGCACGATTTACGGCCACGACCATCTGCTGGCGCGCTATCCCGGCGTCGACGGTATGAAAACCGGCTACACGGCTGCCTCCGGATTCAACATCGTGACCTCGGCAGTCCGCGATGACCACCGCCTTCTCGGGGTCGTCATGGGAGGCAGGACCGCCGGCTCTCGAGACCGCCACATGGTGGTGTTGCTCAACCATGGTTTCGCTAACCTCCATGAAACCACTCCGGCCGGCGCCCAGGAAACCGGCGTAGCCCGGACCCCCGTCGCCAGGTACAAGAAGGTTTCTCTTGATGACACCGAACAGGAAGACTCCGAGCGTCCAGATGCCGGCTGGTTTGTGCAGCTCGGAGGGACTTTCCGCAGCCCCATTTATGCCCACCGCGCTCTCAAAAGCGCTCTCCATTCAGACCCTGAAGTGTTAAGACAGGCGAACCCGCTGGTGGTAAAACTGGCCAACGACCGCTACCTGGCCCGTTTTTCCGAGATGGATGCTTCAGCAGCCATTGAAGCATGCCGATTCCTCCGCCACAGGAAGTTCACCTGCGCGGCCTATCAGCTTCGCGGCAAAGGGCTCTCTATGGCCTCGACCCAGTAG
- a CDS encoding CPBP family intramembrane metalloprotease, translated as MKNAILSILGLTLVAAVAEGVLLLRIQLDPWRLAALMESLALLLGVFVAFTYTDFIHHLRKWAHDSLLLAILMPFTLLIPYFILARATGTFSYPALAKLCAYIAIPTFLLLPNRVYYSESASWRDFAAMLSLALPVSAGWLRGIWIWPEDIYIFRPIFCVCVGAYAFLVVRNLKDVGYKLVFKTGDLTEGSLNFIAFILLAIPLGLALHFIHPHTRDINVFAFVANFVGIYLTVAIPEEFLFRGLLQNLLVKTFKPPHHARNGLLVASVIFGLSHLHHAPVPNWRYAIMATLAGIFYGNAWRIQKRTSASAFTHALVDTAWHFWF; from the coding sequence ATGAAAAATGCCATCCTCAGCATTCTTGGCCTGACGCTCGTGGCCGCCGTTGCTGAGGGCGTTCTTCTGCTGAGGATTCAACTGGACCCGTGGCGGCTGGCAGCCCTGATGGAGTCGCTGGCGCTTCTTCTGGGCGTCTTCGTAGCCTTTACCTACACGGATTTTATTCATCATCTCAGGAAGTGGGCGCATGACTCGCTCTTGCTCGCCATCCTGATGCCGTTTACGCTGCTTATCCCTTATTTCATCCTGGCCCGCGCCACAGGCACATTTTCATATCCGGCGCTTGCAAAGCTCTGCGCCTACATTGCCATTCCTACGTTCCTGCTGCTTCCCAATCGCGTTTACTATTCCGAGAGCGCAAGCTGGCGCGATTTTGCGGCCATGCTCAGCCTGGCTCTGCCGGTCAGCGCTGGATGGCTGAGGGGCATCTGGATCTGGCCGGAAGATATTTACATCTTTCGTCCCATTTTCTGCGTGTGCGTTGGCGCCTATGCTTTCCTCGTTGTCCGCAACCTTAAAGACGTGGGATACAAATTGGTCTTTAAAACCGGCGACCTCACCGAGGGCAGCCTCAATTTCATTGCTTTTATTCTCCTGGCCATACCGCTTGGGCTGGCGCTCCATTTCATTCACCCACACACCCGTGACATCAACGTGTTTGCTTTTGTCGCCAACTTTGTGGGTATCTACTTGACAGTGGCCATTCCGGAAGAATTCCTGTTCCGGGGACTTCTGCAGAACCTGCTGGTGAAGACCTTCAAGCCTCCTCATCACGCGCGGAACGGACTGCTGGTAGCCTCAGTCATCTTCGGGCTTTCGCACCTGCATCACGCTCCCGTGCCCAACTGGCGCTACGCCATCATGGCCACGCTGGCGGGAATCTTTTATGGCAACGCTTGGCGCATCCAGAAGCGCACCTCCGCCTCAGCCTTCACCCACGCGCTCGTCGATACCGCCTGGCACTTCTGGTTTTAA
- a CDS encoding class I SAM-dependent methyltransferase, with translation MSSFPNSGTVSPDGRGCKCASAEPSALLVRFSGFLPRNGLALDLACGYGRNTLYMARRGQVAIGVDRSLQALMEGRESASRSNLKTLFIQADLTRFALPPNAFSVVICFKYRDRNLYPSIRATLRPGGLLIYETYTAEHRQFGRKPLDSAHLLERNELLQAFGDWEIIFYREVWRGRGAASLVARKPGCVGHS, from the coding sequence ATGTCTTCATTCCCCAACTCTGGAACTGTTTCGCCCGATGGAAGAGGTTGCAAGTGCGCGTCTGCAGAGCCAAGCGCACTCCTGGTCCGTTTTTCCGGCTTTCTGCCGCGCAACGGGCTTGCGCTGGATCTCGCTTGCGGGTACGGTCGGAACACGCTATACATGGCACGGCGGGGGCAGGTCGCTATCGGCGTTGACCGTTCATTGCAAGCACTGATGGAGGGAAGGGAATCCGCCAGCCGTTCAAACCTGAAAACTTTGTTTATTCAAGCTGATCTCACCCGGTTCGCTCTCCCGCCAAACGCCTTTTCAGTTGTGATCTGCTTCAAGTACCGCGACCGCAATCTGTATCCTTCCATTCGCGCGACCCTCCGCCCCGGCGGATTGCTGATTTATGAAACTTACACAGCGGAGCACCGCCAGTTTGGTCGCAAGCCGCTTGACTCTGCGCACCTGCTGGAACGGAATGAGCTGCTGCAGGCATTTGGAGATTGGGAGATTATCTTTTATCGGGAGGTGTGGAGGGGGCGCGGCGCCGCGTCACTCGTGGCGCGGAAACCTGGATGCGTCGGGCATAGCTGA
- a CDS encoding NAD+ synthase, translating to MKIALAQINTTVGDFEGNVTKILHYARMAVERKADLVIFPEMAVCGYPPRDMVERPDFIEQSESELSRLSQLLPEIPALIGYVRASRVQQGKAVSNAAALVYRGKILLDYVKILLPFYDVFDESRYFEPGSALGIYDLQGMRIGVTICEDIWNDKNFWRKRLYTRDPVEEISRAGARLLLNIASSPYSIEKLKLRHDMLRTIATEHHIPVAYVNHVGGNDQLILDGSSLAFSAGGTLIARAKSFEEDLLVFDPAGTQADIHDGPASDIEAIYKALLLGTRDYMSKCGFKKAIVGLSGGIDSSVVVTLAADALGPDNVHAIAMPGPYSSRGSVTDAEELARRLGIDFRVIPITSIYGGYLQTLEPSFKGLAVDVTEENIQARVRGNILMALSNKLGAMVLSTGNKSELAVGYCTLYGDMAGGLSVIADLPKTMVYTLAGYLNREKERIPRSILEKPPSAELRANQTDQDTLPPYDVLDTILKSVIEDRLSTRDIAAKYKVDLALVKDVMERVMRAEYKRQQAAPALKVTAKAFGMGRRYPIAQKFIG from the coding sequence ATGAAGATCGCTCTGGCTCAGATCAATACCACGGTTGGGGATTTTGAGGGGAACGTCACAAAAATCCTCCACTATGCCAGGATGGCTGTGGAGCGCAAAGCGGACCTGGTGATTTTTCCTGAAATGGCTGTTTGCGGCTACCCGCCACGAGATATGGTGGAAAGGCCGGACTTTATTGAGCAGTCTGAATCAGAACTTTCGCGTCTGAGCCAGCTGCTTCCGGAAATCCCGGCCCTCATCGGCTACGTTCGCGCCTCACGAGTGCAGCAGGGAAAAGCGGTGTCAAATGCTGCGGCGCTCGTCTACAGGGGAAAAATTCTCCTGGATTACGTCAAAATTCTGCTGCCGTTTTATGACGTTTTCGATGAGTCTCGCTATTTCGAGCCGGGAAGCGCCCTGGGTATTTATGACCTCCAGGGCATGCGGATCGGAGTCACGATTTGCGAGGACATCTGGAATGACAAGAACTTCTGGCGGAAGCGGCTTTATACGCGTGACCCGGTCGAGGAGATATCACGGGCAGGCGCCAGGCTCCTGCTGAACATCGCGTCATCTCCTTACAGCATCGAGAAACTGAAACTGCGGCACGACATGCTTCGGACCATCGCGACCGAGCATCACATTCCGGTGGCTTACGTCAACCACGTAGGCGGCAACGACCAGCTTATCCTTGATGGATCAAGCCTGGCTTTCAGCGCCGGTGGCACGCTGATTGCTCGCGCCAAGTCCTTCGAGGAAGATCTGCTTGTATTCGATCCTGCCGGGACCCAGGCCGACATACACGACGGTCCTGCATCCGACATTGAAGCCATCTACAAGGCACTACTGCTGGGCACGCGCGATTACATGAGCAAGTGCGGCTTCAAGAAGGCCATTGTCGGGCTAAGTGGTGGAATTGACTCGTCCGTAGTTGTAACGTTGGCGGCCGACGCCCTGGGTCCGGATAATGTTCACGCGATTGCCATGCCCGGGCCATATTCTTCGCGCGGCAGCGTAACCGATGCAGAAGAGCTGGCCAGGCGGCTGGGCATCGATTTCCGCGTCATCCCCATCACCTCCATCTATGGCGGCTATCTTCAAACCCTGGAACCCTCTTTCAAGGGGCTCGCCGTTGATGTGACGGAAGAGAATATCCAGGCGCGCGTTCGAGGGAACATTCTGATGGCGCTCTCGAACAAACTGGGCGCCATGGTGCTGAGCACTGGCAACAAGTCCGAACTGGCCGTCGGCTACTGCACGCTCTACGGCGACATGGCCGGTGGCTTATCGGTGATCGCCGACCTGCCCAAGACGATGGTATACACGCTGGCGGGTTATTTAAACCGCGAAAAAGAGCGCATTCCACGATCTATTCTCGAGAAGCCGCCGTCGGCCGAACTGAGAGCAAATCAGACAGACCAGGATACCCTGCCGCCTTACGACGTCCTGGACACTATCCTGAAGAGCGTCATCGAAGATCGGCTGTCCACCAGAGACATTGCAGCAAAATACAAGGTTGATCTGGCGCTGGTAAAGGACGTCATGGAGCGAGTGATGCGCGCTGAATACAAGCGCCAGCAGGCCGCGCCCGCGCTCAAAGTGACGGCAAAGGCTTTTGGAATGGGCAGACGTTATCCGATCGCCCAGAAATTCATAGGCTAG
- a CDS encoding FAD-dependent oxidoreductase — protein MATTAKDPTHVTVKLAGRDEIAERTSSFRFEKPPGWTFKSGQTVDITLLDPPDTDAEGNTRTFSIASVPDDNTLMIATRMRDTAFKRTLGTMPLGTVVKIDGPFGNFVLHNNPAKTAVLLAGGIGITPFRSMVFRAANEKLPHRIFLFLANRRPEDAAFLNELELLEKENPNYKLIATMTGMEKSSRAWHGEKGYIDKEMLSRYVKDSPSPIYYIAGPPGMVAGLREMLKQAGVDEDDIRAEDFPGY, from the coding sequence ATGGCAACAACGGCAAAAGACCCAACTCACGTGACAGTGAAACTGGCAGGTCGTGACGAAATAGCAGAACGCACTTCTTCTTTTCGGTTCGAAAAGCCTCCGGGTTGGACGTTTAAATCAGGCCAGACTGTCGACATAACATTACTGGACCCGCCGGACACCGATGCAGAAGGTAATACGCGAACTTTCTCGATTGCCAGCGTGCCTGATGACAATACGCTGATGATTGCGACACGAATGCGCGACACCGCCTTCAAGCGCACGCTCGGAACCATGCCGTTAGGAACGGTGGTGAAAATCGATGGTCCATTCGGCAACTTCGTTCTTCATAATAATCCGGCAAAAACAGCCGTGCTGCTGGCAGGCGGCATCGGCATCACGCCTTTTCGGAGCATGGTTTTCCGGGCGGCAAACGAGAAGCTGCCGCACCGGATTTTCCTATTCCTCGCAAACCGGCGTCCCGAGGATGCTGCATTCCTCAATGAGCTGGAGCTGCTGGAGAAGGAAAATCCGAATTACAAGCTGATTGCCACCATGACCGGAATGGAGAAGTCCAGCCGCGCCTGGCATGGAGAAAAGGGATACATCGACAAGGAAATGCTCTCCAGATACGTTAAGGACTCCCCTTCTCCGATCTATTACATTGCCGGGCCGCCGGGAATGGTAGCGGGCCTGCGGGAGATGCTCAAGCAGGCAGGGGTGGACGAGGATGATATCCGGGCGGAAGATTTTCCGGGTTACTGA
- a CDS encoding aspartate ammonia-lyase has translation MQTRIEHDSLGDVQVPVHAFYGAQTARAVANYPISGIRAHRVLIKAYGLLKEACAETNLQLKMIPQKVGRAVTRAAADVAANRLDEQFVVDVYQAGAGVSFHMNVNEVIANRAIWYLTNKRLHKLGNYSIVHPNDHVNFGQSTNDTFPTAMRLASLLLLEEFYPALKELEMAFRRKGREFDKVLKSGRTHLQDAVPVRLGQEFTAYAVTLGQLGEHIRHNAAPLADLGIGGSAVGTGLNVHPRYPRLVVKRLSALTGLRLHPAADLRAAMQSQFALAAVSGALRNLALELIRIGNDLRLLTSGPLTGFNEIVLPALQPGSSIMPGKVNPVMGELLDMVAFQVVGCDTVVALAVQAGQLELNVMMPAMIWNVLHAIEILKNTCHVVATRCIDGIRANREVCERYAYISPSIATALNPVIGYSRAAEVVKKSLRTGKTIPEVCLEDKLLSEKELKEILDPHRMTEPGLPPPRRK, from the coding sequence ATGCAAACACGAATTGAGCACGATTCCCTTGGAGATGTACAAGTTCCTGTGCATGCATTTTACGGTGCCCAGACGGCCCGTGCCGTTGCCAATTACCCCATCAGCGGCATCCGGGCGCACCGGGTTCTCATCAAGGCGTACGGCTTGCTGAAGGAAGCCTGCGCGGAGACCAACCTTCAACTGAAAATGATTCCGCAAAAGGTGGGGCGGGCAGTGACCCGGGCTGCCGCAGACGTGGCTGCCAACCGGCTCGACGAGCAGTTTGTGGTGGATGTTTACCAGGCGGGCGCCGGAGTCAGTTTCCACATGAACGTTAACGAAGTGATCGCCAACCGCGCTATCTGGTACCTCACCAACAAACGCCTTCACAAGCTCGGCAATTATTCCATCGTTCATCCGAATGACCACGTCAACTTTGGCCAGTCGACCAATGACACTTTCCCGACGGCCATGCGCCTGGCTTCCCTGCTGCTTCTGGAGGAGTTTTACCCGGCGCTCAAAGAGCTCGAAATGGCTTTCCGCAGAAAGGGCCGTGAGTTTGACAAGGTCCTTAAGAGCGGCCGCACCCACTTGCAGGATGCCGTGCCCGTGCGCCTTGGCCAGGAATTCACGGCCTATGCCGTAACACTGGGACAACTGGGCGAGCACATCCGGCATAACGCCGCGCCGCTGGCCGACCTTGGCATCGGCGGCAGCGCCGTGGGAACAGGCTTGAATGTACATCCCAGGTATCCCCGCCTGGTGGTTAAGCGCCTTTCCGCACTTACCGGATTGCGCCTTCATCCGGCGGCTGACCTCCGCGCCGCCATGCAATCGCAGTTCGCGCTGGCCGCGGTTTCCGGTGCTCTGCGCAACCTGGCGCTCGAGTTGATCCGCATTGGCAACGACTTGCGCCTCCTGACCAGCGGCCCCCTGACCGGCTTCAATGAAATTGTGCTGCCGGCGCTGCAGCCGGGCTCCAGCATCATGCCGGGCAAGGTGAATCCGGTAATGGGCGAACTGCTCGATATGGTGGCCTTCCAGGTGGTCGGGTGCGACACCGTAGTAGCGCTGGCAGTCCAGGCCGGGCAGTTGGAATTGAACGTAATGATGCCGGCGATGATCTGGAACGTGCTTCACGCGATTGAAATCCTGAAGAATACCTGCCATGTAGTGGCCACGCGCTGCATCGATGGCATCCGGGCCAATCGCGAGGTGTGCGAGCGTTACGCGTATATTTCCCCTTCGATCGCCACGGCCCTCAATCCCGTAATTGGCTATTCGAGAGCGGCTGAGGTGGTCAAGAAATCCCTGAGAACCGGAAAGACCATACCTGAAGTGTGCCTTGAAGATAAATTGCTCAGCGAAAAGGAACTGAAGGAGATCCTCGACCCGCACCGCATGACGGAGCCGGGACTTCCGCCGCCGCGACGGAAGTAA
- a CDS encoding iron-sulfur cluster assembly accessory protein produces MPIELTSHAVDKVKEILAQQTPSPAGLRLSVVGGGCSGFSYQMNFETQTNTIDKIYEFDGLKVFVDQASLMYLNGTKIDFVESLEGSGFKFENPNVKTTCGCGSSFST; encoded by the coding sequence ATGCCTATTGAATTGACGTCGCACGCAGTCGACAAGGTAAAGGAGATTTTGGCGCAGCAGACACCGTCGCCAGCGGGACTTCGTCTCTCCGTTGTGGGTGGAGGCTGTTCCGGATTCTCCTACCAGATGAACTTTGAGACCCAGACCAATACAATTGACAAGATTTATGAATTTGATGGGTTGAAAGTCTTTGTCGACCAGGCATCCCTGATGTATCTGAATGGGACCAAAATCGATTTTGTTGAGAGCCTGGAGGGCTCGGGCTTCAAGTTCGAGAACCCCAACGTCAAAACAACTTGCGGTTGCGGAAGCTCCTTTAGCACATAA
- a CDS encoding insulinase family protein, whose translation MILRAHNWSRAVLCGLAVFATCLALAPLSARELPPAVPPPEAVSFHMPAIHQLANGLRVIVIERHDAPIIRLYALVQAGAEADPPGLSGTATMVAGLLPEGTKHRTAYQIAQAIDHAGGSIDTGAGWDQSYANVSVLSSHKDLAFDLMADLLVHPAFAPDEVERIRKQTLSALDVVTQDPGYVADLVLRRALFAGTDYAHSEDGTRGSIESVTRKQLADFHRQYYIPSRTILAVVGDITESECLAMANRFLGDWKDAPGVTPRPDSEPRTPHERQVIVVNKPDAVQTEIRVANLGVPRASPDYFALEIANQVLGGPAANRLFDVLRTQHGLVYGASSDLDCYSTLGAWVAKTSTRSVETIKATEMVLDEISRLRERPMQPWEIENARDYLVGHEALQFESASQVANQALEMMLYRLPPDYWSRFQQRVRALTANEVLAATRKYLNPDDDVIVLVGNVAAFKDSLGKLGAARVIPIADVSRAFTEPQKTTADRPVQGK comes from the coding sequence TTGATCTTGAGGGCTCACAACTGGAGCAGAGCGGTGCTTTGCGGCCTGGCCGTGTTTGCAACCTGCCTGGCGCTCGCGCCCCTCAGCGCGCGCGAGCTGCCCCCAGCCGTTCCGCCGCCTGAGGCCGTCAGCTTCCACATGCCCGCAATCCATCAACTGGCCAATGGTCTGCGCGTAATTGTGATCGAGCGCCACGATGCGCCAATCATACGGCTTTACGCGCTCGTCCAGGCTGGCGCGGAGGCCGATCCGCCTGGCCTTTCTGGAACAGCCACCATGGTGGCAGGACTTCTTCCCGAGGGCACAAAGCACAGGACTGCATACCAGATTGCGCAAGCCATTGACCATGCCGGAGGATCAATTGATACCGGCGCTGGCTGGGACCAGTCCTACGCCAACGTGAGCGTTCTTTCGAGCCACAAGGATCTCGCGTTCGACTTAATGGCCGACCTGCTGGTCCATCCGGCATTCGCGCCCGATGAAGTCGAGCGCATCCGGAAACAGACTCTCTCGGCGCTGGACGTCGTCACCCAGGACCCAGGTTACGTAGCCGACTTAGTATTGAGAAGGGCGCTGTTTGCCGGAACGGATTATGCCCATTCGGAAGATGGCACACGCGGCTCCATCGAGAGTGTGACCCGCAAACAGCTTGCCGATTTTCACCGCCAGTACTACATTCCCTCGCGCACCATTCTGGCTGTGGTTGGTGACATTACCGAATCCGAGTGCCTCGCCATGGCAAACCGCTTCCTGGGTGATTGGAAGGATGCGCCAGGCGTCACGCCCCGGCCAGACAGCGAACCCCGCACGCCTCACGAGCGGCAGGTGATTGTGGTCAATAAGCCGGACGCGGTGCAGACGGAGATCCGCGTGGCCAATCTTGGCGTGCCGCGTGCAAGCCCGGACTATTTCGCGCTGGAGATTGCTAACCAGGTGCTGGGCGGGCCTGCCGCGAACAGGCTTTTTGACGTTCTTCGCACGCAGCACGGACTGGTCTATGGCGCATCGAGCGACCTTGACTGCTATTCCACCCTGGGCGCCTGGGTGGCCAAGACTTCCACGCGCTCTGTGGAAACCATCAAGGCAACTGAAATGGTCCTTGATGAAATTTCGCGCCTGCGCGAGCGGCCCATGCAGCCGTGGGAAATCGAGAACGCTCGCGATTACCTGGTGGGGCACGAGGCGTTGCAGTTTGAATCCGCCAGCCAGGTGGCCAACCAGGCGCTGGAGATGATGCTCTATCGCCTCCCGCCGGATTATTGGAGCCGGTTTCAACAGCGGGTTCGCGCACTCACCGCCAATGAAGTGCTGGCGGCAACGCGGAAGTATCTTAATCCGGACGATGATGTCATCGTTCTGGTCGGCAATGTTGCCGCCTTCAAAGACAGCCTGGGCAAGCTTGGGGCTGCGCGCGTGATTCCCATTGCTGACGTAAGCCGAGCTTTCACGGAGCCGCAGAAAACCACGGCGGACCGTCCTGTTCAGGGAAAGTAA